Proteins from one Nicotiana tabacum cultivar K326 chromosome 23, ASM71507v2, whole genome shotgun sequence genomic window:
- the LOC107759937 gene encoding RING-H2 finger protein ATL22-like, whose product MDTLIFISLFILILHVKAQANTNTNSCSPINCANNSDLNIQFPFRLQEFQPQHCGLPGFELNCKQNSTIVNFPPYGDLVIKSISYDLKKLDLLDPKNCVHEVFLNLNLSYTPFSYYYILKEYQYLNCSAQLSASFLQVPCLSSFAHHVYVVETSFVLPDFCSHVKTVGIPFSYSPFLSDNTFGLGLTWHLQNAQDSIATKFTTSVQQEAGQFKGLSDIANDKALACIILFIFIVVMLLSIKKLSHSTKRVEVEKVRENQKELHAAILGDYEALMPKREFMANAKVLMLNDLI is encoded by the exons ATGGATACTCTGATCTTCATTTCCCTCTTCATTCTTATTCTACATGTAAAAGCACAGGCAAATACAAACACAAATAGTTGCTCACCAATTAACTGTGCAAATAACTCTGATCTCAACATTCAGTTTCCTTTCAGACTGCAGGAATTTCAGCCTCAACACTGTGGTCTCCCTGGTTTTGAGCTAAACTGTAAGCAAAACAGTACCATAGTCAATTTCCCACCTTATGGGGATTTAGTCATTAAATCCATTTCTTATGATCTAAAAAAGCTTGACTTGCTCGACCCCAAAAACTGTGTTCATGAAGTTTTCTTGAATCTGAATCTTTCTTACACCCCATTTAGTTATTACTATATCTTGAAGGAGTATCAGTATCTGAATTGTTCAGCTCAACTTTCAGCTTCTTTTTTACAAGTTCCCTGTCTAAGTAGCTTTGCACATCATGTTTATGTTGTGGAAACATCATTTGTCCTGCCAGATTTTTGTAGCCATGTTAAAACTGTAGGAATCCCATTTTCATATAGTCCTTTCCTTTCTGATAACACTTTTGGCCTTGGTTTAACATGGCACTTGCAAAATGCTCAAGACAGTATAGCAACAAAATTTACAACTTCAGTTCAACAAGAAGCAGGACAGTTTAAAGGACTCAGTGACATAGCAAATGATAAAG CCTTGGCATGTATTATCCTGTTCATATTTATAGTGGTGATGTTGTTAAGCATAAAGAAGTTATCTCATTCTACAAAGAGAGTGGAGGTGGAGAAGGTGAGAGAGAATCAGAAGGAACTTCATGCTGCCATTTTAGGGGACTATGAAGCTTTGATGCCCAAAAGAGAATTCATGGCCAATGCTAAGGTGTTGATGTTGAACGATCTAATATAG
- the LOC107759936 gene encoding deSI-like protein At4g17486 isoform X3 — translation MRLLRSSSSSSKEQYNGEKTRALLYLNVYDLTPVNNYLYWFGLGVFHSGIEVHGLEYGYGAHDYPTSGVFEVEPRSCPGFVFRRAVLLGSTDMSRSEVRSFMEHISEKYHGDSYHLIAKNCNHFADEVCSRLTGKPIPGWVNRLARVGSFCNCILPEAIQVTRISHLPDHQAFSGWRGHCLSSPFLFQWVVKTQEDGTDSGGSSVSADSEEEGSDHQLLTVANSDVAFLNEKPVRLAKELL, via the exons ATGAGATTGTTAAGGTCAAGCTCAAGTTCATCAAAGGAGCAGTACAATGGAGAGAAAACTCGGGCTTTGTTGTATCTTAATGTATATGATCTCACACCTGTAAACAACTATCTCTATTGGTTCGGCCTCGGAGTGTTTCATTCTGGTATAGAAG TACATGGTCTAGAGTATGGGTATGGAGCCCACGACTATCCAACTAGTGGGGTTTTTGAGGTGGAGCCACGTAGTTGTCCTGGTTTTGTGTTTAGACGGGCAGTACTCCTGGGCAGCACAGACATGTCTCGATCAGAAGTTCGGTCATTTATGGAACATATTTCAGAAAAATATCATGGGGACAGTTATCATTTGATTGCCAAGAACTGCAACCATTTTGCCGATGAAGTCTGTTCACGTCTCACGGGAAAGCCAATTCCTGGATGGGTGAATCGACTGGCCCGAGTAG GCTCATTTTGCAATTGCATTTTACCAGAAGCTATTCAAGTTACAAGAATCAGTCATCTTCCTGATCATCAAGCATTTTCAGGTTGGCGTGGACACTGTCTCTCTtcaccttttctttttcaatggGTGGTAAAAACGCAGG AAGATGGGACAGATTCTGGTGGGTCATCTGTATCAGCGGACAGCGAGGAGGAAGGCTCTGATCATCAGTTATTAACTGTAGCAAATAGTGATGTGGCGTTTCTGAATGAAAAACCAGTGAGATTAGCAAAAGAGCTTCTTTGA
- the LOC107759936 gene encoding deSI-like protein At4g17486 isoform X1 produces MRLLRSSSSSSKEQYNGEKTRALLYLNVYDLTPVNNYLYWFGLGVFHSGIEVHGLEYGYGAHDYPTSGVFEVEPRSCPGFVFRRAVLLGSTDMSRSEVRSFMEHISEKYHGDSYHLIAKNCNHFADEVCSRLTGKPIPGWVNRLARVVSGSFCNCILPEAIQVTRISHLPDHQAFSGWRGHCLSSPFLFQWVVKTQEDGTDSGGSSVSADSEEEGSDHQLLTVANSDVAFLNEKPVRLAKELL; encoded by the exons ATGAGATTGTTAAGGTCAAGCTCAAGTTCATCAAAGGAGCAGTACAATGGAGAGAAAACTCGGGCTTTGTTGTATCTTAATGTATATGATCTCACACCTGTAAACAACTATCTCTATTGGTTCGGCCTCGGAGTGTTTCATTCTGGTATAGAAG TACATGGTCTAGAGTATGGGTATGGAGCCCACGACTATCCAACTAGTGGGGTTTTTGAGGTGGAGCCACGTAGTTGTCCTGGTTTTGTGTTTAGACGGGCAGTACTCCTGGGCAGCACAGACATGTCTCGATCAGAAGTTCGGTCATTTATGGAACATATTTCAGAAAAATATCATGGGGACAGTTATCATTTGATTGCCAAGAACTGCAACCATTTTGCCGATGAAGTCTGTTCACGTCTCACGGGAAAGCCAATTCCTGGATGGGTGAATCGACTGGCCCGAGTAG TTTCAGGCTCATTTTGCAATTGCATTTTACCAGAAGCTATTCAAGTTACAAGAATCAGTCATCTTCCTGATCATCAAGCATTTTCAGGTTGGCGTGGACACTGTCTCTCTtcaccttttctttttcaatggGTGGTAAAAACGCAGG AAGATGGGACAGATTCTGGTGGGTCATCTGTATCAGCGGACAGCGAGGAGGAAGGCTCTGATCATCAGTTATTAACTGTAGCAAATAGTGATGTGGCGTTTCTGAATGAAAAACCAGTGAGATTAGCAAAAGAGCTTCTTTGA
- the LOC107759936 gene encoding deSI-like protein At4g17486 isoform X6 yields MRLLRSSSSSSKEQYNGEKTRALLYLNVYDLTPVNNYLYWFGLGVFHSGIEVHGLEYGYGAHDYPTSGVFEVEPRSCPGFVFRRAVLLGSTDMSRSEVRSFMEHISEKYHGDSYHLIAKNCNHFADEVCSRLTGKPIPGWVNRLARVGSFCNCILPEAIQVTRISHLPDHQAFSEDGTDSGGSSVSADSEEEGSDHQLLTVANSDVAFLNEKPVRLAKELL; encoded by the exons ATGAGATTGTTAAGGTCAAGCTCAAGTTCATCAAAGGAGCAGTACAATGGAGAGAAAACTCGGGCTTTGTTGTATCTTAATGTATATGATCTCACACCTGTAAACAACTATCTCTATTGGTTCGGCCTCGGAGTGTTTCATTCTGGTATAGAAG TACATGGTCTAGAGTATGGGTATGGAGCCCACGACTATCCAACTAGTGGGGTTTTTGAGGTGGAGCCACGTAGTTGTCCTGGTTTTGTGTTTAGACGGGCAGTACTCCTGGGCAGCACAGACATGTCTCGATCAGAAGTTCGGTCATTTATGGAACATATTTCAGAAAAATATCATGGGGACAGTTATCATTTGATTGCCAAGAACTGCAACCATTTTGCCGATGAAGTCTGTTCACGTCTCACGGGAAAGCCAATTCCTGGATGGGTGAATCGACTGGCCCGAGTAG GCTCATTTTGCAATTGCATTTTACCAGAAGCTATTCAAGTTACAAGAATCAGTCATCTTCCTGATCATCAAGCATTTTCAG AAGATGGGACAGATTCTGGTGGGTCATCTGTATCAGCGGACAGCGAGGAGGAAGGCTCTGATCATCAGTTATTAACTGTAGCAAATAGTGATGTGGCGTTTCTGAATGAAAAACCAGTGAGATTAGCAAAAGAGCTTCTTTGA
- the LOC107759936 gene encoding deSI-like protein At4g17486 isoform X8, which yields MRLLRSSSSSSKEQYNGEKTRALLYLNVYDLTPVNNYLYWFGLGVFHSGIEVHGLEYGYGAHDYPTSGVFEVEPRSCPGFVFRRAVLLGSTDMSRSEVRSFMEHISEKYHGDSYHLIAKNCNHFADEVCSRLTGKPIPGWVNRLARVVSGSFCNCILPEAIQVTRISHLPDHQAFSGFCS from the exons ATGAGATTGTTAAGGTCAAGCTCAAGTTCATCAAAGGAGCAGTACAATGGAGAGAAAACTCGGGCTTTGTTGTATCTTAATGTATATGATCTCACACCTGTAAACAACTATCTCTATTGGTTCGGCCTCGGAGTGTTTCATTCTGGTATAGAAG TACATGGTCTAGAGTATGGGTATGGAGCCCACGACTATCCAACTAGTGGGGTTTTTGAGGTGGAGCCACGTAGTTGTCCTGGTTTTGTGTTTAGACGGGCAGTACTCCTGGGCAGCACAGACATGTCTCGATCAGAAGTTCGGTCATTTATGGAACATATTTCAGAAAAATATCATGGGGACAGTTATCATTTGATTGCCAAGAACTGCAACCATTTTGCCGATGAAGTCTGTTCACGTCTCACGGGAAAGCCAATTCCTGGATGGGTGAATCGACTGGCCCGAGTAG TTTCAGGCTCATTTTGCAATTGCATTTTACCAGAAGCTATTCAAGTTACAAGAATCAGTCATCTTCCTGATCATCAAGCATTTTCAG GCTTTTGTTCTTAA
- the LOC107759936 gene encoding deSI-like protein At4g17486 isoform X2, whose translation MRLLRSSSSSSKEQYNGEKTRALLYLNVYDLTPVNNYLYWFGLGVFHSGIEVHGLEYGYGAHDYPTSGVFEVEPRSCPGFVFRRAVLLGSTDMSRSEVRSFMEHISEKYHGDSYHLIAKNCNHFADEVCSRLTGKPIPGWVNRLARVVSGSFCNCILPEAIQVTRISHLPDHQAFSGWRGHCLSSPFLFQWVVKTQDGTDSGGSSVSADSEEEGSDHQLLTVANSDVAFLNEKPVRLAKELL comes from the exons ATGAGATTGTTAAGGTCAAGCTCAAGTTCATCAAAGGAGCAGTACAATGGAGAGAAAACTCGGGCTTTGTTGTATCTTAATGTATATGATCTCACACCTGTAAACAACTATCTCTATTGGTTCGGCCTCGGAGTGTTTCATTCTGGTATAGAAG TACATGGTCTAGAGTATGGGTATGGAGCCCACGACTATCCAACTAGTGGGGTTTTTGAGGTGGAGCCACGTAGTTGTCCTGGTTTTGTGTTTAGACGGGCAGTACTCCTGGGCAGCACAGACATGTCTCGATCAGAAGTTCGGTCATTTATGGAACATATTTCAGAAAAATATCATGGGGACAGTTATCATTTGATTGCCAAGAACTGCAACCATTTTGCCGATGAAGTCTGTTCACGTCTCACGGGAAAGCCAATTCCTGGATGGGTGAATCGACTGGCCCGAGTAG TTTCAGGCTCATTTTGCAATTGCATTTTACCAGAAGCTATTCAAGTTACAAGAATCAGTCATCTTCCTGATCATCAAGCATTTTCAGGTTGGCGTGGACACTGTCTCTCTtcaccttttctttttcaatggGTGGTAAAAACGCAGG ATGGGACAGATTCTGGTGGGTCATCTGTATCAGCGGACAGCGAGGAGGAAGGCTCTGATCATCAGTTATTAACTGTAGCAAATAGTGATGTGGCGTTTCTGAATGAAAAACCAGTGAGATTAGCAAAAGAGCTTCTTTGA
- the LOC107759936 gene encoding deSI-like protein At4g17486 isoform X4: MRLLRSSSSSSKEQYNGEKTRALLYLNVYDLTPVNNYLYWFGLGVFHSGIEVHGLEYGYGAHDYPTSGVFEVEPRSCPGFVFRRAVLLGSTDMSRSEVRSFMEHISEKYHGDSYHLIAKNCNHFADEVCSRLTGKPIPGWVNRLARVVSGSFCNCILPEAIQVTRISHLPDHQAFSEDGTDSGGSSVSADSEEEGSDHQLLTVANSDVAFLNEKPVRLAKELL, translated from the exons ATGAGATTGTTAAGGTCAAGCTCAAGTTCATCAAAGGAGCAGTACAATGGAGAGAAAACTCGGGCTTTGTTGTATCTTAATGTATATGATCTCACACCTGTAAACAACTATCTCTATTGGTTCGGCCTCGGAGTGTTTCATTCTGGTATAGAAG TACATGGTCTAGAGTATGGGTATGGAGCCCACGACTATCCAACTAGTGGGGTTTTTGAGGTGGAGCCACGTAGTTGTCCTGGTTTTGTGTTTAGACGGGCAGTACTCCTGGGCAGCACAGACATGTCTCGATCAGAAGTTCGGTCATTTATGGAACATATTTCAGAAAAATATCATGGGGACAGTTATCATTTGATTGCCAAGAACTGCAACCATTTTGCCGATGAAGTCTGTTCACGTCTCACGGGAAAGCCAATTCCTGGATGGGTGAATCGACTGGCCCGAGTAG TTTCAGGCTCATTTTGCAATTGCATTTTACCAGAAGCTATTCAAGTTACAAGAATCAGTCATCTTCCTGATCATCAAGCATTTTCAG AAGATGGGACAGATTCTGGTGGGTCATCTGTATCAGCGGACAGCGAGGAGGAAGGCTCTGATCATCAGTTATTAACTGTAGCAAATAGTGATGTGGCGTTTCTGAATGAAAAACCAGTGAGATTAGCAAAAGAGCTTCTTTGA
- the LOC107759936 gene encoding deSI-like protein At4g17486 isoform X7, which yields MRLLRSSSSSSKEQYNGEKTRALLYLNVYDLTPVNNYLYWFGLGVFHSGIEVHGLEYGYGAHDYPTSGVFEVEPRSCPGFVFRRAVLLGSTDMSRSEVRSFMEHISEKYHGDSYHLIAKNCNHFADEVCSRLTGKPIPGWVNRLARVGSFCNCILPEAIQVTRISHLPDHQAFSDGTDSGGSSVSADSEEEGSDHQLLTVANSDVAFLNEKPVRLAKELL from the exons ATGAGATTGTTAAGGTCAAGCTCAAGTTCATCAAAGGAGCAGTACAATGGAGAGAAAACTCGGGCTTTGTTGTATCTTAATGTATATGATCTCACACCTGTAAACAACTATCTCTATTGGTTCGGCCTCGGAGTGTTTCATTCTGGTATAGAAG TACATGGTCTAGAGTATGGGTATGGAGCCCACGACTATCCAACTAGTGGGGTTTTTGAGGTGGAGCCACGTAGTTGTCCTGGTTTTGTGTTTAGACGGGCAGTACTCCTGGGCAGCACAGACATGTCTCGATCAGAAGTTCGGTCATTTATGGAACATATTTCAGAAAAATATCATGGGGACAGTTATCATTTGATTGCCAAGAACTGCAACCATTTTGCCGATGAAGTCTGTTCACGTCTCACGGGAAAGCCAATTCCTGGATGGGTGAATCGACTGGCCCGAGTAG GCTCATTTTGCAATTGCATTTTACCAGAAGCTATTCAAGTTACAAGAATCAGTCATCTTCCTGATCATCAAGCATTTTCAG ATGGGACAGATTCTGGTGGGTCATCTGTATCAGCGGACAGCGAGGAGGAAGGCTCTGATCATCAGTTATTAACTGTAGCAAATAGTGATGTGGCGTTTCTGAATGAAAAACCAGTGAGATTAGCAAAAGAGCTTCTTTGA
- the LOC107759936 gene encoding deSI-like protein At4g17486 isoform X9: MRLLRSSSSSSKEQYNGEKTRALLYLNVYDLTPVNNYLYWFGLGVFHSGIEVHGLEYGYGAHDYPTSGVFEVEPRSCPGFVFRRAVLLGSTDMSRSEVRSFMEHISEKYHGDSYHLIAKNCNHFADEVCSRLTGKPIPGWVNRLARVGSFCNCILPEAIQVTRISHLPDHQAFSGFCS, translated from the exons ATGAGATTGTTAAGGTCAAGCTCAAGTTCATCAAAGGAGCAGTACAATGGAGAGAAAACTCGGGCTTTGTTGTATCTTAATGTATATGATCTCACACCTGTAAACAACTATCTCTATTGGTTCGGCCTCGGAGTGTTTCATTCTGGTATAGAAG TACATGGTCTAGAGTATGGGTATGGAGCCCACGACTATCCAACTAGTGGGGTTTTTGAGGTGGAGCCACGTAGTTGTCCTGGTTTTGTGTTTAGACGGGCAGTACTCCTGGGCAGCACAGACATGTCTCGATCAGAAGTTCGGTCATTTATGGAACATATTTCAGAAAAATATCATGGGGACAGTTATCATTTGATTGCCAAGAACTGCAACCATTTTGCCGATGAAGTCTGTTCACGTCTCACGGGAAAGCCAATTCCTGGATGGGTGAATCGACTGGCCCGAGTAG GCTCATTTTGCAATTGCATTTTACCAGAAGCTATTCAAGTTACAAGAATCAGTCATCTTCCTGATCATCAAGCATTTTCAG GCTTTTGTTCTTAA
- the LOC107759936 gene encoding deSI-like protein At4g17486 isoform X5, with product MRLLRSSSSSSKEQYNGEKTRALLYLNVYDLTPVNNYLYWFGLGVFHSGIEVHGLEYGYGAHDYPTSGVFEVEPRSCPGFVFRRAVLLGSTDMSRSEVRSFMEHISEKYHGDSYHLIAKNCNHFADEVCSRLTGKPIPGWVNRLARVVSGSFCNCILPEAIQVTRISHLPDHQAFSDGTDSGGSSVSADSEEEGSDHQLLTVANSDVAFLNEKPVRLAKELL from the exons ATGAGATTGTTAAGGTCAAGCTCAAGTTCATCAAAGGAGCAGTACAATGGAGAGAAAACTCGGGCTTTGTTGTATCTTAATGTATATGATCTCACACCTGTAAACAACTATCTCTATTGGTTCGGCCTCGGAGTGTTTCATTCTGGTATAGAAG TACATGGTCTAGAGTATGGGTATGGAGCCCACGACTATCCAACTAGTGGGGTTTTTGAGGTGGAGCCACGTAGTTGTCCTGGTTTTGTGTTTAGACGGGCAGTACTCCTGGGCAGCACAGACATGTCTCGATCAGAAGTTCGGTCATTTATGGAACATATTTCAGAAAAATATCATGGGGACAGTTATCATTTGATTGCCAAGAACTGCAACCATTTTGCCGATGAAGTCTGTTCACGTCTCACGGGAAAGCCAATTCCTGGATGGGTGAATCGACTGGCCCGAGTAG TTTCAGGCTCATTTTGCAATTGCATTTTACCAGAAGCTATTCAAGTTACAAGAATCAGTCATCTTCCTGATCATCAAGCATTTTCAG ATGGGACAGATTCTGGTGGGTCATCTGTATCAGCGGACAGCGAGGAGGAAGGCTCTGATCATCAGTTATTAACTGTAGCAAATAGTGATGTGGCGTTTCTGAATGAAAAACCAGTGAGATTAGCAAAAGAGCTTCTTTGA